The Pseudomonas fluorescens nucleotide sequence CTCACCGAGCTGTTCACCCGCGACGGTGGCGGCACGTTGGTGGCCCAGGAGCAGTTCGAAAAGGTGCGTGAGGCGGCGATCGAGGATGTCGGCGGCTTGCTCGACCTGATCAGCCCGCTCGAGGAGCAGGGCATCCTTGTGCGTCGTTCGCGCGAGGTGCTGGAGCGTGAGATCGAGCAGTTCAGCGTGGTCGAGCGCGAAGGCATGATCATCGCTTGTGCGGCGCTGTATCCGATTGCCGATTCCGAGGCGGGCGAGCTGGCGTGCCTGGCGGTGAACCCGGAGTATCGCCACGGTGGCCGCGGTGACGAGCTGTTGGAGCGGATCGAGACGCGGGCGCGGGAGATGGGGCTCAATACCCTGTTTGTGCTAACAACGCGCACGGCGCACTGGTTCCGCGAGCGCGGCTTTGTGCCCAGCGGGGTCGAGCGGTTGCCGGCGGCGCGGGCATCGCTGTACAACTATCAGCGTAACTCGAAGATTTTCGAGAAGGCTTTGTAAAGCATCGTGGGTCAAGCCCGCTCCCACACTGTAGGAGCGGGCTTGACCCGCGATGAGGCCCTCAAGCATCAAACGGTATGCAGATACCAGTTGTACTCAAGGTCGGAGATGGAGTGTTCGAACTCCTCCAGCTCGCTCTCTTTACAGGCCACGAAGATATCGATGTATTTCGGATCGATGTACTTGGCCAGAATTTCGCTGTCGTCCAGTTCGCGCAGGGCATCGCGCAGGTTGTTCGGCAGGCTCTGCTCGTTCTGCTCGTAGGAGTTGCCTTCGGTCGGCTCGCCCGGGTCGACCTTGTTGGTCAGGCCATGGTGAACACCGGCCAGCACGGCGGCCATCAGCAGGTACGGGTTGGCATCGGCACCGGCTACGCGGTGTTCGATGCGCACGGCGTCTGGAGTGCCGGTCGGCACGCGCAGGGCCACGGTACGGTTGTCCAGGCCCCAGCTTGGCGAATTCGGCACGTAGAACTGGGAACCAAAACGGCGGTACGAGTTGACGTTCGGGCACAGGAACGCCATCGACGCCGGTAGGGTCTCGAGCACACCGCCGATCGCGTGACGCAGTGCGGCGTTCTGCTCGGGATCCTCGCTGGTGAAGATGTTCTTGCCATCTTTGTCCAGCACCGAGATATGGACATGCAGACCATTACCCGCCTGGCCCGGATAGGGCTTGGCCATGAAGGTGGTATCCATCTCATGGTCGTAGGCGATGTTCTTGATCAGGCGCTTGAGCAGCACCGCGTAGTCGCAGGCCTTCATCGGGTCGGCAACGTGGTGCAGGTTGACTTCGAACTGCGCCGGGGCGCTTTCCTTGACGATGGCGTCGGCAGGAATGCCTTGTTCCTTGGCGCCTTCGAGGATGTCCTGCAGGCAGTCGACGTACTCGTCGAGGTCGTCGATCAGGTAGACCTGGGTCGAAATCGGGCGTTTGCCGGAGATCGGCGAGCGCGGCGGTTGTGGACGGCCGTTCACGTTCTCCTGGTCGATCAGGTAGAACTCGAGCTCGAACGCGGCGCAGATGGTCAGGCCCAGCTCATCGAACTTGCTTACCACCTGACGCAGGACTTCCCGCGGGTCAGCGAAGAACGGCTCGCCTTCGAGTTCGTGCATGGTCATCAGCAATTGCGCGGTTGGGCGCTTTTGCCAAGGCTCATTGGACAGGGTGTCAGGAATTGGATAGCAGATGCGGTCAGCATCGCCGATGTCCAGGC carries:
- a CDS encoding glutamine synthetase family protein; protein product: MSVPPRAVQLNEANAFLKEHPEVLYVDLLIADMNGVVRGKRIERTSLHKVYEKGINLPASLFALDINGSTVESTGLGLDIGDADRICYPIPDTLSNEPWQKRPTAQLLMTMHELEGEPFFADPREVLRQVVSKFDELGLTICAAFELEFYLIDQENVNGRPQPPRSPISGKRPISTQVYLIDDLDEYVDCLQDILEGAKEQGIPADAIVKESAPAQFEVNLHHVADPMKACDYAVLLKRLIKNIAYDHEMDTTFMAKPYPGQAGNGLHVHISVLDKDGKNIFTSEDPEQNAALRHAIGGVLETLPASMAFLCPNVNSYRRFGSQFYVPNSPSWGLDNRTVALRVPTGTPDAVRIEHRVAGADANPYLLMAAVLAGVHHGLTNKVDPGEPTEGNSYEQNEQSLPNNLRDALRELDDSEILAKYIDPKYIDIFVACKESELEEFEHSISDLEYNWYLHTV